The Enoplosus armatus isolate fEnoArm2 chromosome 5, fEnoArm2.hap1, whole genome shotgun sequence genome contains the following window.
TGCAACACGAGCCACCTGAGCCGAGACCAGGAGGTCCGCGCGCTGTGCTGGGGAGACCCGGCGGAGAGCGAGGTGCTGGTCGGATCCGTGGACGGGACCGTGAAGACCTTCAGCATCGAGAAGGGGGCCTTCACCGAGACCCGGCGCTGCGGAGACCCAGCCGAGGGCTGCTTCACCGGGCTAGCTGCGCTGACCGGCACCGCACTGGTCACCTGCGTGGAGTGCGGGACGCTGCGGGTGTGGAGGGAGGACAGCAGCGAGCCCGTTGCGGAGCTGAACGCGGGCAAGAACGTGTGCAGGATGCGGCAGAGTCCGGTACACCGACACAAAGTCGCAACCGGCGGGAAGGAGAACGGGCTGAAGATCTGGGACCTGGAGAAACCCGAGAGTCCCGTGTTCGCCGCAAAAAACCTGCGGGACGACTGGCTGGATCTCCGGCGGCCGCAGTGGGTCAGAGACATGGCCTTCATCCCGGACTCGGACAAAGTGGTCACGTGCACAGGTTACCATCAGGTGTGTTCCTTTGTGGTGCTGAGGGAACCGATTCTTTTAAACACGATTCTTTTTAAAGCTTCACTGGCTCGttgtcatgtttgtttacagttcgGTGGACTTCaacacaaatctaaatattaaAGGGacactctgaaaacaaaatgtctccaCCATCCGCATAGACAACACAGAACAGGAAAGTGCTGTCGTTGTAAAGTTGACTGACAGGTCTCTTAATACAGGGACAAACATCATCCAACCAAACTAAAGTTACTTATTGATGTTTTCTGACGCTTTAAagctttgtttacatctgtaatGGCAGATTCTCCAGGTCTGACCGGTCACTGCAGTACATCATCAGAACGTTCCCTACAGAGAAGGCTTCATGTTACCGGCGGGTCATTAAATATTTGCTCTCCTAATTAAACAATTATTTAGTACTTAGTACCAGTCATCATTATTCAGCTGTAGTTTGATTATTAACACAGGTAATTGTAAACTACTTACAAATTTTTTGTGAATGTGGATCAGAGACATTAGAGCTGGCAAAGTAcctgagtacatttacacaagtacgCACTAAAGTACAGTTTCATTGCGACTTTATACTTTTAACTCATAACAACTTAAAGTTTTACGTATGAAACCTGTAATcagttcattaattaattatagAAAGTAGCAACAACATTAAATTACTGCTAACATGTTAATGAACAAATATTACTGATACAGTATTATAAAAATATGATGGGTCCACTCTGcagaacaagtacttttacttctgatactttaagtatattttatttccaatatttttgtacttttacttgtaatggagtatttacACAGTGTCTCTACTTCAGAGCGCCTCACTACACATCAAATCAGACATATGAcaggtgacatcatcacaggTGACATCACAGGTGACATCACTGAGTATGAAAACATGTCAGGACTGAGCGTCTGAGTTTTGCTGAACTCTTCCTGCAGCTTTAACGTTGTCCTCTCCTCCGTCAGGTCCACGTGTTCGatccctcctcccctcagcGGCGTCCCGTCCTGGAGGTCGAGTACGGCGAGTACCCGCtcactgctctgtctctgcctgccgGCGGTAACACGGTGGTGGTGGGAAACACCCACGGTCAGATCGCCATGCTGGATCTGAGGAAAGGTCTCGTCTGTGGCTGTCTGAAGGGGCTGGCGGGGGGCGTGAGGGCGCTGCAGTGTCACCCCTCCCAGCCCGTGGTGGCATCCTGCGGCCTGGACCGCTTCCTCCGCATCCACAGCCTGGAGGACCGCAAACTGCAGCACAAAGTCTACCTCAAGTCTCGCCTCAACTGTCTCCTGCTTACCAGCAGGGACCTGGAGGACGGAGGGGGGGcgacgggggagggggggtctgaggaggtgaaggaggaagaggagggaggcgaTGACGAGGTGTGGGACACCatggagagggtggaggagaagacgaagagaaaaacaacagaggaggaggaggaagaagagctgcagaagaagaagagcaagaagaagagaaagaaaggacaagACTGAGGGGCGTTTTGTGTGATCAGAGTGTGGGACATTTGGACACCATCAGTCAGACTGAAACACATTCAAGATAAGAGctttatctttctgtctctacaaatatgttttcagtcttttgtaatattttgtctGAGAGTTTTATTAAAACAGCAGCTTGTCATTAAGTGCCTCCAGCTGTCTTATGAgtaatattcattttaatggacgattctatttttcttttgaaaatcAGATCACGTTTTCTCACCTGAATGTTTCAGTCAAGGTGAACAAAAGGTTGCACATGAATCTGGACCCCTTTAATGCCTCCATAGTGACGCCTACAACTGAGTCAACAAGTGATTATTAATGTTTGTGCAGGTTATCATCTGAAGCTTTTTACAACATTATACaactttatttctgtcacagtgtTTTAGGTCTTCATTATATTCCATAAATCAAAGATGGACGCCGGCGCTGACACGGAGGCAGGAAGACTGTATTTCATGataaaagatgttttaaaataaatagttttatttGCAGAATTAAGATGAACTGGTTTCCATTAAGCACCAGCCTGGTTTAAAGTAGAATAATACAACTTTAGACACTGAGAGGAACAATCCAGATATATACAGAAGGTATTCCCAGTGTTCCAGATGAAAACTAGTATGTGGCACATATTCCCTCAAACTATATTTAACTATATTTGGGTGGGACAGAATTTATTAAAGTTTAAATATGATTACAATGTCACCTTTCTAAATATCACCAACAGGTTTTCCTGTTTTGGAAATGATTTTTCACTATGGAACAACAGACTTCAAAGAGTTTAAATCTGCTATCACAGATACCCAATACATTTGTTATCATAGCAACAACTACATCATCTACTCTCAGTCTCCAGCTCATCTCCCCACACCTTTTAGAAATGGAATTCATTTTCACAAGGTCGATTCTAACAAACCACCTGTAGCCTGCTCAAGCAACGGTCCCCTAACTGAGAACGAAGTTCTTCAAATACGCAGCTCCACCCACAGCAAAAGAAGTTCATGACAAAGTGAATGTAGCCTTGCAGAGATTTGGCTTTGAGAggcatgaatgtgttttctgtaaaggTGATATTGCAACAACAGAGCATCTCTCATACCCAACTGTTCTGGAAACAGCTCATGGAAGGATTAAATAGCAAAACCACAGCAGCGCCTGCTTCAGATCATAACAGTATCACTGCTGGTGACAGAAAATTGGACCTGATGGTCAATGTTTTGCTCATGTTAGCCAAAAGTCTTAAGGCTAAATTTATAAAGACCACCCCCATCTTCATGTGCTACTATAATGACATTCAACTCTATACTAAGTCCCTGAAATCCAAATGTGCCAAAGATCTCTATGTATTATTAACCATCTCACCAATttctaatgtttgttttttatttattattattatttttatccaCAATATGGACATTGTATATTTGCAATGAATGATTCCTTTAcagttaaataaagttaaaataataatacattttttgaatttactacaataaaaaaataaggaTAAAATAAAGCTTGCGAAAATCTGACAAACCGGACATTGTAGGAGTTAACTAaatccagaaggtggcagtaatgcaacATGCAAACTGccgtgaagaagaagaagaagaagaagaagaagaagaagaagaagaagaagaagaagaagaagaagaagaagaagaagaagagaagtggGCGGAGCTCAGTTTGAACCAAAGTCCCGCCGCAGAGAGAGTGTCAGGTTTCCTTTAGCGACAGTTAGCATGAAGCTAAGCTAGTCATCCATCATTATCATCAGTGGACAACTTTGATAAAGTGACCTGCTCCTGGTTCACATCTGTGGCCTTTTAAGGGTGTTTATACGGCTATCCTCCCCGGTGTTACGGCTCGGTTTGTAGCCGTGTAGTTTCATCTTTCTGGATAACTTTTACAGTTAAAGTGAGGCGGTTATCATGGCAGAGGGGGCGGACTGCGGCTCAGTCAACACCGCAAAGAGGAGACAACCAGCGGGGAGGAAGAGCCGGCAGAGCCAGCATAAGAAGACCTCCAGCAGCCGGGTACAGTCTGATACGATGCTAACAGAGCTAACTGTTAGCATCACAGTCCCGTTAGCTCGGCTGGTGTTTGGAAAGTTTTACTGAAGAACTGAAGTCAAAGTTTTCAACAAGTTTAAGGATGAACTGTGACCAAACTGCCGACATGTGAACATATACACAAGCTACTAAAAGTCAACAGTTTAACTTTGAGTGTTTGAGCTCTAAATAAACGATGAGTACATTATCATCAGTGTAGCTAACTTTTCACAGCAACAAGCTAATGTTtagacaacaaacagaaaaccagcAGGCCGCCGGTGTTACACTGAAACCTGTACCCCGTCTCTGTCTGTGACACTACAGGGTGAACTGCTGGCAGGACAACACGatttaaataacacatttcagatcAGACCTCACACGGTTTTTTACAACGAATGCAAAAGCAGCACGGTATAAAAGTAATGAACTCTACAGGTTGAAGAGATGTGATGTTGGACTACAGACCTGTTAGCTGAGCACCAGGTCCTGGACACATAACCCACTGTGTCCCATACAGTCCCATAGCCAGAGATGCACAATGGGCGGGTATTGCACCCCAGTACCCCCCGGTGACGGGCCAAcgccctaaaaaaaaaaccaataaacagaaaaacaaaagaaaagcagcaaatcctcacatttgaaccTAAGTGTTGTAGCTGTAGATGGGGCTTTAGGGCACACATGAATAAAACGAAGGAAGCTGTGAGAGTTTAATATGGTCCTGGACACACTGACATGTGTTTAAGGGTTAAATGAGCTAAACGGCCTGaacagtgtgacagcagaggACTTGAAATATAGCAGAAGATGTAACATTAAAAAGCTGAAgagaaaaagtataaaaatgacCTCTAAAGGAAAAAATGgtgtaaatgcagctttaatctggaggttttctctcttcttaaaacaaaagaatcGACTAAATGTTGACGTTTGATTGTGAAAATTGTTCCTAGTTTTTTAGATATAAAGTTGGCTGATAATTTTAAAACCTGTCAGGTTAGTAAGGTACAGTTGTGAGAAGTAAAGAGTAAATTGTGAGAATTCTGAATgcagtttggtgtgtgtgtgtttttgttatttcaggtGTGTCTGGAGAAAGTTTTGGGTATcagcacagccagcagcagcggtttgacctctgacccgaAGACTGGGCTCATTGCGTATCCTGCAGGGTAAGCCCCGCCTCCTCTGACTCGTATGAAACGCCCCCCAAAAACAGTGACAGTTCGGTGTTTGGCCCACTGCAGGGTGTGATTTGTGCTGGTGTGTGAGGGTTTGTCTTTAAAccgtagaagaagaaaatgaccAGAAACATCCGTCACTGTGGGAGACACGTATTTTAAAGCTGATACTGATATCTGATATTTTGCCAGCATGCTTTTCTGTGTCAGTCTCAGTACAAACATGAAGTTGAACCCtgctgtgattttatttgagtgaacccgactgtgtttgtgtttcaggtgtgtcaTCGTGCTGCTTCACCCGAAGAAGAACAAACAGAGTCACATCATCAACACGTCCAGGTAGCTCCGCCTGCTTCACCTTCACCTGCTGACTCAACGTGTGACGGAGTTAAAATCCTGCCGTTTTCTGGAACTTTTCACCTAAATCTGCTCCAGCTTCTCAGGAAAAATACAGACTGCcaaagctaaatgctaatgtctcTACTGTCTGTAGTCGGAGGAGGCGGGGCTAACCCTGCAGGATAGGCAATGAGCCCAGTGTTCGTGTCAGAGGTcacaccgctgctgctgctgctggctgtgccGACACCCAAACCTTTCTCCAGactcacctgaaacaacacacacacactgccccaAAACTGAACAGCTGTCGTGAGATCTTATGGACTTCCTGTCCAAGAGGTTAACTAGTTGTCCTCTTAAGAGGCTTGattctaaatctaaatctatgCAAGTTCACTTCAGATGTGAATCTAACACGATGCAGTGATATCTTACATGTGACCAGTAACTTTTTCATAACTTCTGATGagggctgatgatgatgatgatgatgatgatgaggaggaggaggaggaggaggacctctGGATGAAGGCAGGTTCTCAGTTGAGACTACACGTTCTGGTATACTGCTGTTACTGGGATGTGCAGACCAGTACTGGTGCTGTGATGGTGTCTAACCGggtcgtgtgtttgtgtttcagaaaacCCTTCAGCGCTCTGGCCTTCTCCCATGACGGGAAATACCTGGTCACTGGTGAGGtaagagctgagagccacacaCCTGAGTcagttgttgtctctgtgtggacACCAGGGAGGACAGGTGAAGTTGTatagacctgtgtgtgtgtgtgtgtttcagagcgGTCACATGCCCTGTGTGCGGGTGTGGGAGGTGGATGGAGGTCAGGTGGCCGAGGTTCAGTCTCATAAATATGGAGTTTCCTGTGTGGCGTTCTCCACCAACAGCTGCTACATCGTCTCTGTGGGATACCAACACGACATGACTGTTAGTGTGTGGGACTGGAGGGTGaggacgcgcacacacacacacacacactctttctaaTGAGAAATATGACCGGATGGTCAGATTTACTGGCatctggaacctctcagttcgTTTTCAGTTTCCAAGGGTTGTTATGAACGGCCGCAGACCAAAGTGCCTCTGGACCTGCAGCCAGTCAGAGCGAGGAAACGTGTGACGTAGCGCTGATGCATCTTTCTTATCAACCAAAGCTTGAAGTGCAGatgtttgttcttcttttagAGAAAACACATCGTCCAGTTGATTTAATACCGACGCCACAGCAGATTcaacagaacgttccacatcagtcacttttattgttaataaataatatctATAAATGAGTCTTTGAAGCAGTGAAACAAATTATTGTTGTTTCTATGACTTCCTGTGTAGGATATTATCATTAGTTACATGATTGCTGCTCTTTTCATGAACACGTTAGTACTTTCTACTAGAGCACATAGTACAGTAAATACTCTTGTAAGTCCTTTATACAGAAACGCTGCAGTAATAACTGGACATTAAGGTGATGTTTTGTCCGTACCTGCCTCCCTCCGgtccttcctgtctttgtgtctgagaGCAGAAAGGTTCCATCATCGCCTCCAACAAAGTGTCCAGCAGAGTGTTCGCCGTCTCCTTCTCTCAGGACAACAGCTACTTCGTCACCGCAGGAAGCAGACACGTCAAGTTCTGGTACCTGGACGCCTCCAAAGAACGACGGGTACCGTCCTGACCTCgaatcagccaatcacagctcagcCTTGACTGGTATAAAACTGACTGGTTTTCCTTTACACTTTTCACATTCTCCCTGATTCCAGGTGAACAGCACGGTGCCTCTGATTGGTCGGTCGGGGTTGCTAGGCGACCATAAGAACAACGTGTTCAGCGGGGTGGCGTGTGGGCGTGGCCTCATGGCGTCCAGCACGTACTGCATCACCAGCTCCGGTCTGCTGTGTCTGTtcaacaacagcagacagctgGAGGCCTGGGTCAACCTCAAGGTTAGTGAGGAGCACAGGAAGCCACACCTGCGCAGGTAAAACACACCTGTAcgatttatttcaaaataagagctcATTGTTTCATATCTAATGATCtaattaaaataatgttgttGACAGACGGCGGCGGCGAGCTGTCTGGCCGTCAGTGAGGACTTTATCTTCTGCGGTTGTGCCGACGGCGTCATCAGAGTGTTCAGTCCGTCCAACCTGCAGTACATCACCACTCTGCACAGACCACACCCACTGGGAGTCGACCTCACCCAGAGTGTACAGCACGGGTACTAATACTGCAAACATACTGCAAACATACCGGTTAGTTACTGAGGAAAGACCTGGTAAATACTAACTGTGTATCTGTTCCCACAGCAACCTGTTACCTGCCGGTCCAGGTGCTCAGTACCCCGACACGTtggctctgacctttgaccccgcTGCCAGACACCTGACCTGTGTGTACAACGaccacagtgtgtatgtgtgggacGTTAAAGATGTGAGGAACGTGGGGAAGCTGTACTCTGCTCTGtaccacagcagctgtgtgtggagCATCGAAGTAAGTCCACACCTTAGTACTTCCAGTATTACCAGAAATACTTCTACatgtcatatatatacacacacatatatatatatgaatgtatatgtatgtgtgtgtgtagatactggtgtgtgtgtgtgtgtgtgtgtgtgtgtgtgtgtgtgtgtgtgtgtgtgtgtgtgtactggtataGTTTGTAAACCAGTTTGTACTTTTTCTCTTCAGGTGTATCCGGAGCTGTCAGGTGCGTCTCAGGCCTGTCTTCCTCCGTCCTCCTTCCTCACCTGTTCGTCTGATAACACCATCAGACTGTGGCACACCGACCCCCCCTCCGGACACAGAAACCTCTACAGCAACGTAAGACCAgcaacagacagggagacaggtgTATACAGATGAACAGCTGTATACAGCTGGTGATGAAGTTCAGGTCAAAGCGACAGAAAGCCTGTAGAAggtctctgtgtatttgttgtcatgcctcacttcctgtttgttgtcatgcatcacttcctgtttgtgtttcaggaccTGCTGAGGATTTTGTATGTGGGGGAGAACACGCAGCACCTgcaggcagagggggagaggggggaggcagcaggggctgatgggaaggcTGGGATCAGAGTGCTGGGTATCAGTCCTGATGGACAACACCTGGCAGCTGGAGACCGCTGTGGAAACCTGCGgtaagacacagaaacacacgtTTGGACTTCTATACCTGTGAGGACAAATCATTCCTGAACAACCATCACACCTAAAGGCCCAAACCTGACCCGAGCTAAACCTGATTCTAACCTCAACCCCCAGACTCACAATGTTTCTAATCTGTTACTGACTTTGTCTCCAGAcgtacaaagaaaaacaacttaataaagagaaaagaaagagcgGGAAACAGCGTTTTCTCCGGTAGGCGGCCCACAGGAAAcggttttaatgtgaaacacatCCGCTGACACTTGGCTCCGCCCGTGACCCCGCCCCCAAAGCTGTGATTGGACCGttgattgtttttgattttaGCATGCTCAATGTGTCtccatgtttaaaaagaaaaagctccaCATTGTATTCAGTGTTGGCAGCTctgtgctgccctctgctggacaacactgaaacactacACACTCTCCTCTTCACTTTGTTTGGTTTAATGTGACgtcacagtgaaaaacaattcattcaGTTATTAACGTGTATTTTACTTAATTATGACACAGTAAATtcataaaaggaaaatacatcGAACAACGTGTGTTGTATTTGACttcatgtgtgatttgtttttatttaggcCTTTCAAATCCTCCTGTACTGACATTTAAACTGAGCCATCACAGAGAAAGTCTGAGACAAAATGTTGAGGAGTGAAACCTGAACTGGTCCTCACAGAGagataaaatgtttgtgtgtgttcaggatcTTTGGTCTGGAGTTTCTGGACGAGCTGGTGAAGATTGAGGCTCATGACTCGGAGGTGTTGTGTCTGGAGTTCTCCCCCACATCCACAGGTAAGACCtcgggtcaaaggtcaccaccAGGACAGCACTCGTAGATCAGAGGCTGTAAACGACCCCTTCGGCCGTTCACCACATGTGACCATCAGAGGACTGACTGGACCccagaaacagaagcagcttTGGTTATTTAATCGTTCAAAGCGAAACCTTTCGGAGCGGACTGTTGTGGTTGGTCCTCCTCACAGTCAGATCAGAAGGTGGATGTCGGTTGTAGTTTTACTGACGGAGGTTGGAACATGATGTCTGGAGTTCTGTGGGCTGGTTTGGGAGTTAGACGTGAcgtattgtgtgtttgttcctcgCTGCAGGTGTGACACTTGAATGATGACTCTGTTGTTTCAGGTGTGAAACTGTTGGCGTCGGCCAGCAGGGATCGGCTAATCCACGTCTTCAACCTGGAGAAGGACTACAGTCTGGAACAGACTCTGAACGACCACTCTGCCTCCATCACTGCTGTCAGCTTCACTGGTAAAGTCAGATTCATGGTGGACACGAGGGGTTAACAGGGTTCCCTCTGTAGGTCCCCACAGTGTAGGGGTTGATTTATTCTGCAGACCTCTTGTGTCCTTCTGAATATGAGACAGTTCTGTGCAGCGACTGAAGGTTTGTAGTCTTTGTTCGATGTGTTACTGAAAGGAGAAGATCACTGAGTCTCTCCTGAGTCCTCTGCAGAGGACATGTCGGTCTGGTTCAGGAGTTCTTTCTACCACCTGACTGCGTCTATAACACACTGTTTCCTGCTGACAGGGAGCTGCTTTAATGACATGAAGTGTTGTTATGTGACTGTACCCCCGTGGTATTAAACCAGACTGTGTGTATCGGATGTGGACCGGGCTCATCGGTgtgctgacagaaacagagttacctgtgtttcctgtgttccaGGTGAGAGTCCACAGCTTCGAATGGTGAGCTGTGGAGCCGACAAAAGCATCTACTTCCAGACAGCTGAGCGGGTCAGTGTGAACGCACTCTGGTGTATAAATGAGCTTTATTCAGGTACAAACGACCATAAACTGTCCCAGTGTCCCATAATCCTCCTGTGTATGAACCGTGTCGTCATGTCTGTGGTGGTCCAGACGGAGGAGGGTATGTCGTTCTCCAGGAGTCACCACGTGGTGGAGAAGACCACGCTGTACGACATGGACCTGGACTCATCGAGGACGCACGTCGCCGTCGCCTGTCAGGACCGAAACGTCCGGTTAGAAACAAGAAGACGCTTCAGGAGACATTAAAAAAGACGGAGTTGTAACGCGTGATGATCCGCtgaacactgaagctgctgtgtgtttttagggtGTACCACGTGGAGACCGGGAAGCTGAAGAAGTGTTTGAAAGGCTCGTCCAGTGATGAAGGAGCTCTGCTGAAGGTATTGATTATTGATTCATGTTGTTGGTGTCTGGCTGTCACAGCCTCCTGAATGagtttgtctctttgtagaTGAAATAAATCCAGCTGATGGCTGAAACAGTGTCAGAGTTTATTATGTAGATAATTACAAGAATAAAAGTATTAAATCAGAGTGAAATAACCCAAAGAAAACGTCCTTGTTTGACTATGAGCCTC
Protein-coding sequences here:
- the wdr74 gene encoding WD repeat-containing protein 74 — protein: MGDTSRLCSVWLGSETGILKGVSLSRKQAFNFCNTSHLSRDQEVRALCWGDPAESEVLVGSVDGTVKTFSIEKGAFTETRRCGDPAEGCFTGLAALTGTALVTCVECGTLRVWREDSSEPVAELNAGKNVCRMRQSPVHRHKVATGGKENGLKIWDLEKPESPVFAAKNLRDDWLDLRRPQWVRDMAFIPDSDKVVTCTGYHQVHVFDPSSPQRRPVLEVEYGEYPLTALSLPAGGNTVVVGNTHGQIAMLDLRKGLVCGCLKGLAGGVRALQCHPSQPVVASCGLDRFLRIHSLEDRKLQHKVYLKSRLNCLLLTSRDLEDGGGATGEGGSEEVKEEEEGGDDEVWDTMERVEEKTKRKTTEEEEEEELQKKKSKKKRKKGQD